One window of the Runella slithyformis DSM 19594 genome contains the following:
- a CDS encoding DUF748 domain-containing protein codes for MALGNPFRNKKFRIFSIVIGVLVLIRLLLPYILLHYANKSLATMSDYYGHIEDIDLSIYRGAYQINDMYLNRLDEKSNKQTEFFKTRNIDLAIEWKPLFKGTVVGQLMFDSPTLIFTKNKTELDDVQKDTNDFRKLLKDFMPLKVNKFEIRNGSIHYIDPNSTPKLDIFLTDSYVLAQNLTNADEAANKLPATVNARANVYTGTMVLNMKLNPLADDPTFDLNAEIKNSNLVLLNDFFKAYGHFDINKGNFGLYTEFAANKGKFKGYVKPIIKDLDVLGPEDRKDSFFQKVWEALAGGVSKVLENPKKDQVATKVAIEGSFENPRTRTIDAVFELLRNAFIRALVPSVDNQISLNSLKEVESEDKRNFFQKLFNKKDKEKDKK; via the coding sequence ATGGCACTTGGAAATCCGTTCAGAAATAAAAAATTCAGAATCTTCAGTATCGTTATCGGAGTTCTTGTGCTGATTCGGCTCCTGCTTCCCTATATACTTCTTCATTATGCCAACAAAAGTCTGGCGACCATGTCCGACTATTACGGGCACATTGAAGACATTGATCTCTCCATTTATCGGGGAGCGTATCAGATCAATGACATGTATCTGAACAGACTGGATGAAAAGTCAAATAAGCAGACGGAGTTTTTCAAAACGCGGAACATTGATTTGGCCATCGAATGGAAACCCTTGTTTAAAGGGACCGTAGTTGGTCAACTGATGTTTGACTCTCCTACGCTGATTTTCACCAAAAATAAAACCGAACTGGATGATGTCCAGAAAGACACCAATGATTTTCGAAAACTTTTGAAAGACTTCATGCCCCTGAAGGTTAATAAATTTGAAATCAGAAACGGAAGCATTCACTACATAGACCCTAATTCGACCCCTAAGCTGGATATTTTCCTGACGGATTCGTATGTACTGGCCCAAAATCTTACCAATGCCGACGAGGCCGCCAACAAACTGCCGGCAACCGTCAACGCGCGGGCGAATGTATATACCGGTACGATGGTTCTTAATATGAAACTGAACCCCTTGGCCGATGACCCAACGTTTGACTTGAATGCCGAAATCAAAAATTCCAATTTGGTGTTGCTGAATGACTTCTTTAAAGCGTACGGGCACTTTGATATCAATAAAGGCAACTTCGGGCTTTATACTGAATTTGCGGCTAACAAGGGTAAATTCAAGGGATATGTAAAGCCTATCATCAAAGATTTGGATGTGTTGGGGCCCGAAGATCGGAAGGATTCATTCTTTCAGAAAGTGTGGGAGGCCCTGGCGGGAGGAGTCTCTAAAGTGCTGGAAAACCCTAAAAAAGATCAGGTGGCTACAAAAGTGGCCATTGAGGGCAGTTTTGAAAACCCCCGCACGCGCACCATAGATGCCGTTTTTGAATTGCTTCGCAACGCCTTTATACGGGCATTGGTGCCGAGCGTGGATAACCAAATTTCGCTGAATTCGCTGAAAGAGGTGGAATCAGAAGATAAACGCAACTTTTTTCAAAAGCTTTTTAACAAAAAAGACAAAGAAAAAGATAAAAAATAA
- a CDS encoding DUF2851 family protein, which yields MSEDFLYFLWQFQYFQKTNLQTAGGEALQILAVGLRNTNAGPDFLNGRVLIDGLEWVGNVEMHLRSSDWHRHTHTHDRAYDSVILHVVWENDAVIERPDGSLVPTLALKPLTSLLLLQKYRALLDSREVIPCARQFEGVPELQKRSMLDRALLQRLQRKAATVHEMLARNQQDWEETTYQLLAQNFGFKINAEPMLRLAQGLPLKVLLKHRDNLTQLEALLLGQSGLLTNAPGADDYSMVLEREYAFLATKYGVNSHQLRAHEWKFLRLRPANFPTVRLAQLATLIQQQTSFFSLFIHADTVPQLSNVLHVQQSDYWRKHYLFQKESAVKVPALGKTSVENIIINTVVPLLVAYSEARDNRSFLDKAMGFLEQLPTEKNHVTEVWETLGQSAKNAFDSQAVIELYTHFCQPKHCLSCTIGTTLLRHS from the coding sequence ATGTCTGAAGATTTTCTGTATTTCCTGTGGCAATTTCAGTATTTCCAAAAAACCAACCTGCAAACGGCGGGCGGTGAGGCGCTTCAGATACTGGCCGTGGGGTTGCGCAATACCAATGCCGGTCCTGATTTCCTGAACGGACGCGTGCTTATTGACGGCCTGGAATGGGTGGGTAACGTCGAAATGCACCTGCGAAGTTCGGATTGGCACCGACATACCCACACGCACGACCGCGCCTACGACAGCGTGATCCTGCACGTGGTCTGGGAAAACGACGCCGTCATTGAGCGCCCCGATGGCTCCTTGGTGCCTACGCTCGCGCTTAAACCGCTTACTTCTTTGTTGTTGCTGCAAAAATACCGTGCGCTCCTCGACAGCCGCGAAGTGATTCCGTGCGCGCGTCAGTTTGAGGGCGTACCTGAACTTCAAAAACGCTCCATGCTTGACCGTGCCCTTCTCCAACGCCTTCAACGCAAGGCGGCGACGGTGCATGAAATGTTGGCGCGTAATCAGCAGGATTGGGAAGAAACCACCTATCAGCTGTTGGCGCAAAACTTTGGGTTTAAGATCAATGCCGAGCCCATGCTTCGTTTGGCGCAGGGCCTGCCGTTGAAAGTACTCTTAAAACACCGCGATAATCTTACCCAATTGGAAGCCCTGCTGCTGGGCCAATCGGGACTGCTGACCAACGCACCGGGGGCTGACGATTACTCGATGGTGCTGGAGCGCGAATACGCATTTTTGGCCACAAAATATGGGGTTAATTCTCATCAACTCCGCGCGCATGAGTGGAAATTTTTACGTCTTCGGCCGGCCAATTTTCCAACGGTTCGGTTGGCGCAGTTAGCCACTTTAATTCAGCAGCAAACAAGCTTTTTTTCGCTCTTCATTCATGCCGATACGGTACCCCAATTGAGTAATGTATTGCACGTTCAGCAGTCCGATTATTGGCGAAAACATTATTTATTTCAGAAAGAATCGGCGGTAAAAGTACCCGCTCTGGGGAAAACGTCGGTGGAAAATATCATCATTAATACCGTTGTACCGCTCTTGGTGGCCTATTCGGAAGCGCGCGACAACCGCAGTTTTTTGGACAAAGCCATGGGATTTTTGGAGCAACTTCCTACGGAAAAAAATCACGTGACGGAAGTATGGGAAACATTGGGCCAATCTGCCAAAAACGCCTTTGATTCACAGGCAGTTATTGAACTGTACACTCATTTTTGCCAGCCGAAACATTGCCTTAGCTGCACCATTGGCACAACTCTTCTACGTCACTCCTGA
- a CDS encoding M20/M25/M40 family metallo-hydrolase: MCRKVLPAFSLSLTLVAFLAFRGDNEYVSTFQKLNEDILKNSRAYETLGTATSTIGHRLTGSTNGAKAEQYAFNLFKKYGYADVKFQPFEVESWMRDTVTLEVVPNKSDNFRSVPVVALAHSPVQARVNGPIVDVGNGLEEDFEALKDRIKGKIALANIGLVNGKPGQKNLHRSEKTALAIKYGATAIITVNQVPGNVLLTGTASVTGSLIAIPAVNISKESGEEIRNWIKVDTDLHAIVDMRNVSKKIKARNVIATLPGKTDERIVIGGHLDSWDLATGATDNGLGSFTVMDIARAFKALKLKPKRTIDFVLFMGEEQGLLGSRQVVKELIKTKQVDKVKFMMNLDMTNNVQGMSVGGRDELIAFFKAAGEQIKKVDGSFANTVSSRAGLHSDHQPFMLEGIPTGAPAGRLAPNVFGCYHANCDNFNLVNREEMVNGVRFSAMLLYALANASDLPAKKLDSNKTRDLLIAQGLKKELILGQDWKWGDN; this comes from the coding sequence ATGTGTCGTAAAGTTTTACCTGCTTTTTCACTCAGCCTCACGCTGGTCGCTTTTTTGGCTTTTCGCGGTGACAATGAGTACGTTTCCACTTTTCAAAAACTCAACGAAGATATCCTTAAAAACAGCCGGGCCTACGAAACCCTCGGTACCGCCACCTCCACCATCGGACACCGCCTCACGGGCAGTACCAACGGGGCCAAAGCCGAGCAATACGCTTTTAACCTGTTTAAAAAATACGGCTACGCCGACGTTAAATTCCAGCCCTTTGAAGTGGAATCCTGGATGCGCGATACCGTTACGCTGGAAGTGGTTCCCAACAAAAGCGATAATTTTCGCAGTGTACCCGTGGTAGCCTTGGCGCACTCTCCCGTGCAGGCGCGGGTCAACGGCCCGATCGTGGATGTAGGCAACGGCCTGGAAGAAGACTTTGAAGCCTTAAAAGACCGAATTAAGGGCAAAATTGCCTTGGCAAACATCGGTTTGGTCAACGGAAAGCCCGGTCAGAAAAATTTACACCGCTCGGAAAAAACGGCTCTGGCCATCAAATACGGCGCGACGGCCATCATCACGGTCAATCAGGTGCCCGGCAATGTATTACTGACCGGAACCGCTTCGGTGACGGGCTCACTGATCGCTATTCCGGCCGTGAATATCTCTAAAGAAAGCGGCGAAGAGATCCGCAACTGGATCAAAGTGGACACCGACCTGCACGCGATCGTGGATATGCGCAACGTAAGCAAAAAGATTAAGGCCCGCAACGTGATCGCCACCTTGCCGGGCAAAACCGACGAGCGCATCGTTATCGGCGGGCATTTAGACTCCTGGGACCTGGCCACGGGCGCTACGGACAACGGTCTCGGTTCCTTTACCGTCATGGACATAGCCCGCGCTTTCAAAGCCCTTAAATTGAAACCCAAACGTACCATTGATTTTGTACTTTTCATGGGTGAAGAACAGGGATTGCTGGGCTCGCGGCAAGTCGTAAAAGAACTGATCAAAACCAAACAGGTCGACAAAGTGAAGTTTATGATGAACCTCGACATGACCAACAACGTACAGGGAATGAGCGTAGGCGGTCGCGACGAATTGATCGCCTTTTTCAAAGCAGCAGGCGAGCAGATTAAAAAAGTGGACGGCAGCTTCGCCAATACCGTCAGCAGCCGTGCCGGCCTACATTCAGACCATCAGCCATTTATGTTGGAAGGAATTCCGACGGGCGCTCCGGCGGGACGGCTGGCCCCGAATGTGTTTGGGTGCTACCACGCCAACTGCGACAATTTTAACCTCGTCAATCGGGAAGAAATGGTCAACGGGGTGCGCTTCTCGGCCATGCTGCTCTACGCACTTGCCAACGCCTCTGACCTTCCCGCAAAAAAACTGGACAGTAACAAAACCCGCGATTTGCTCATTGCACAAGGGCTCAAAAAGGAATTGATCTTGGGTCAGGACTGGAAATGGGGCGATAATTGA
- a CDS encoding AAA family ATPase: MKILLKNIGILTEAMFDFSKDLIILCGPNNTGKTYAAYSIYGIYSLAQNNRRRKPIKGRTLQTFEEDGSISLNIEDFFNEVKKQFIKEYEDSFIKFLPSLFAADDSFFKDSQISIQIEDKDIINDIYTKGFKNQIKLGSNLTIQLEKAPESLICEIITIQEGPQHSVFKSLGAELVYDTLIELFSQSIFNHVYITPAERSAINIFSRELSVRRNAIIDELLELREKKSEIDPLKKVQRYPLPIRDSLAIAEDLGNLQKEKSDFEFLANRLEEYVLKGKIKVSKEGDLQFTPNKGKVKNLNIHLTASIVKSLSNLVFYFRHLAKKGDFIIIDEPELNLHPDNQRIIARFLGEIVNNGFKVMISTHSDYIIRELNNMIMLHSGGDKAKELISKYEYKDYQLLDYNRVGSYLFKTNKNVSLEMSETGFEVSTIDEEINKLNRTSEDIYFSLFD, translated from the coding sequence ATGAAAATTCTCTTAAAGAATATAGGTATTTTAACAGAAGCTATGTTTGACTTTTCAAAGGATTTAATTATCCTTTGTGGCCCAAATAATACAGGGAAAACCTATGCAGCTTATAGTATTTATGGAATTTACAGTTTGGCTCAGAATAATAGGCGTCGTAAACCCATCAAGGGTAGAACCCTACAAACTTTTGAAGAAGATGGTTCAATCTCTTTAAATATTGAAGATTTTTTTAATGAAGTAAAAAAACAATTTATAAAGGAGTATGAAGACAGCTTTATAAAATTTCTCCCAAGCTTATTTGCCGCAGATGACTCGTTTTTTAAAGATTCACAAATATCAATTCAAATCGAAGACAAAGATATAATAAACGATATCTACACTAAAGGGTTCAAAAACCAAATAAAACTCGGCAGTAATTTAACTATTCAACTAGAAAAAGCACCAGAAAGCTTAATATGTGAAATAATAACTATTCAAGAAGGCCCTCAACATTCAGTTTTTAAATCGTTAGGTGCAGAACTTGTTTATGACACCCTAATTGAGCTTTTTTCACAGTCAATATTTAATCATGTCTATATTACTCCTGCTGAACGGAGCGCTATTAATATATTTAGTCGGGAACTATCTGTCCGAAGAAATGCAATTATTGACGAGCTTCTAGAATTAAGAGAAAAAAAATCTGAAATTGACCCTTTAAAAAAAGTCCAACGGTACCCTTTACCTATTCGTGACAGCTTAGCTATTGCTGAAGATCTAGGTAATCTTCAAAAAGAGAAAAGTGATTTCGAATTTCTAGCTAATAGATTAGAAGAATATGTTCTAAAAGGAAAAATCAAAGTTTCGAAAGAAGGTGATCTCCAATTCACACCAAACAAAGGCAAAGTAAAAAATTTAAATATACATTTAACAGCATCAATTGTTAAATCGTTATCAAACTTGGTATTTTATTTTAGGCATTTAGCGAAAAAGGGTGATTTTATAATTATAGATGAGCCTGAATTAAATCTCCATCCCGACAATCAAAGAATAATTGCAAGATTTTTAGGAGAAATTGTTAATAACGGTTTTAAGGTTATGATAAGTACCCATAGTGACTATATTATCCGAGAACTAAATAATATGATTATGCTTCATTCTGGAGGCGATAAAGCTAAGGAGCTAATCTCTAAATATGAATATAAAGATTATCAGCTACTTGATTATAATAGAGTAGGTTCATATCTCTTTAAAACAAATAAAAATGTTTCTTTAGAAATGAGCGAAACTGGCTTTGAAGTTTCAACCATTGATGAAGAAATTAATAAACTAAACCGAACGTCAGAAGATATTTACTTTAGCCTTTTTGATTAA